CCGCCGGCCCATGAACGCCTTCATGGTGTGGGCCAAGGACGAGCGCAAGAGGCTGGCCCAGCAGAACCCAGACCTGCACAACGCAGAACTCAGCAAAATGTTGGGTAAGTTATTCAAAACACTTTTAGTCATCATTCATATACTTTgttgcaccatttttttttaagccTGACGTCATTCATATTTCACCGCACTGCTCCGGTTAGCTTTCGTTTATTGTCACAATTATTGACTTCAATGCATATTTAATGCTGGAAATATGGCAATTATATACTCAAACATAATGGTCTTATAGAGTGAGTTCGCCATTTCAAAATAAAGGTTATCTAAAAATCACATGTGCTCTaataaaatcatatttttgcATCCAAAATTGGttgttatccgttatacagtgctcaacacCGGGGTGTTTTTTcctgaatatacgttaggtcaggaaaaaacacaagaggctatatcatccctacaagcctgttttgcaggtttccttgctcgtcaggggattttataatatatatatatatatatatatattatataaaatcccctgacaagcagggaaacctgcgaaacaggcttgtagggatgatatagcctcttgtgtttttttcctgacctaacgtatattcaggaaaaacacaagaggctatatcatccctacaagcctgttttacaGGTTTCCtagctcgtcaggggattttataatatatatataatatataaaatcccctgacaagcagggaaacctgcgaaataggcttgtagggatgatatagccacttgtattttttcctgacctaacgtatattcaggaaaaaacacaagaggctatatcatccctacaagcctgttttgcaggtttccttgctcgccaggggattttataatatatatatatatatatatattatataaaattccccgacaagcagggaaacctgtgaaacaggcttgtaaggatgatatagcctcttgtgttttttcctgacctaacatatattcaggaaaaaacacaagaggctatatcatccctacaagcttgttttgcaggtttccttgctcgtcaggggatttcataatatatatacatatatatatatatattatacaaaacCCCCTGACAAGTaagaaaacctgcgaaacaggcttgtagggatgatatagcctcttgtgttttttcctgacctaacatatatttggGAAAAACACAAGagtctatatcatccctacaagcctgttttgcaggtttcctagctcgtcaggggattttataatatatatatatatattatataaaatcccctgacaagcagggaaacctgcgaaacaggcttgtagggatatagCCTcgagttttttcctgacctaacatatatatatatatatatatatatatatatatatatatatatatatatatatatatatatatatatatatatatatatatatatatatatatatatatatcaggggtgtcaaactcattttagatcgggggccacatggagaaaaatctactcccaagtgagactggtaaaatcacggcacgataacttaaaaacttCAGAttgagcacattctgaaaatgtacaaatcataatgttgttgagtttttttttacacttacatgttgcggttaatagtattctatctttaattGTCGTTATTTGTACTTCCTgagtaaattatgtgataatgttcatcagtcaactcattggtgttcattttcaatctatcaagataaaaaaaattatatcaaaatcaaattacaggatgttatttgtgtagtttgatgattttcctcgactggtgcactaacaccaTGTGgtctattttgtacatatgtagcatcatcgacaaagatacaaataattgttattacgacatctagtggacacatttagaacagcggtttctttcattcaaaaatgtcaggttaatttttacacttagcaaactcatcccgcgggcctctacgtttgacacccctggtttattgtCACAATTATTGACCTCAATACGTATTTAATGCTGGAAATATGGCAATTATATACTCAAACATAATGGTCTTATTGAGTGCGTTCGTCATTTCAAATAAATGTTATTCAAAAATCACATGTGCTCTaataaaatcatatttttgcATCTAAATTGTATGTATtggttgtggggtttttttttttaataaatgttttcattaaatttgacaggtattacaatatacaatagaacagtagtcagatagtaaatatacacccagaataaatataaataaaaaaacaaaaattggttGTGGTTTTAATTTATTCACAATGATATATTTCTCTTTACAACCTGTTTAATATAATAGTTTTTCTACTTGCACAACAATAAATAGTCCAAGTGAGGTATTAATAAATGTGGGTAGAGAGatagttttatattattatatgtattaatAATGGCCCCAGGCTACGTTTATCATCTGACTGTCTTTGGACCCGCAGGCAAGTCGTGGAAGTCCCTCCCCGTGGTGGACAAGCAGCCCTTCGTGGAGGAGGCGGAGCGCCTGCGCGTGCAGCACATGCAGGACCACCCCAACTACAAGTATCGGCCCCGCAGGCGCAAGCAGGTGAAGCGGATCAAGCGGCTGGACTCCGGCTTCCTGCTCCACGGGGGGTCCGAGCACCAAGCCCCCTCGGTGCCCGGGGACGCCCTGGGGCTGGGCTACCACGAGCACGGCTTCCAGCTGCCGCAGCAGCCCCTGGGCCACTACCACCGCCCGGACGCCCAGGGCCTGGCGGGCGGCTACGAGAGCTACAGCCTCCCCACGCCGGACACCTCGCCGCTGGACGCCGTGGAGTCCGACTCCATGTTCTTCCCCGCCCAGGAGGACTGCCACATGATGTACGCCGCCTACCACTCGCAGGTTGCCGAGTACCAGCACCAGGAGCCCCTCGCCGCCCACCACGCCAGCACCCTCCTCCAGCGCCACCCCGCCTCCGCTCCGGAGCAGCCCCCGTCCTACATGGGGTGCCCCACCCCCCTGCAGGCCATGTACTACAGCCAGGCAAAGCGCCACCCGGGAGCGGGTCAGCTCTCCCCGCCGCCCGACTGCCACCCTCACGACAACGTGGAGCACATGCAACACTCGGAGCTGCTGGCCGAGGTGGACCGCAGCGAGTTTGAGCAGTATTTaagctccgcctcctcctccggCCGGGCCGACTTGGCGGCCTTGGCGTACGGGCCCCACGAGGGCGGCGGGCAGGGACCCGAGAGCCTGACGTCGTCCATGTTGTCGGACGCCAGCACCACCATCTACTACTGCAGCTACAACAACTCCTAAGGCTGCTGCTCATGTTTTTGATCTTCTCACTACTGAACCAAAAGTGTAGGAACTCTTTTTTTCCTTTACTGTCTCGCAGGGATATGAAgtcattttgtgatgttaaatatTGTACAGTCACTATTTTTAAGTCAGTTTTTTATACTTTTGCACTTTTGACAAATAAATTTGTACAAACTAAACAACACTCGTCCTCTTCAAGTCTTTGTTTGCAACATTTTCATTGCATTTCCAGCAACAAAACAAGCAGATTTCTATGAGACAAAATGGTTGTATTTTGGTGCAGACCAGCTGCAAAATGAGGGGCTTTGCGTTCACTTTTCACCGTTAAGGCCCGCTTGCATCGGGGCCAATAGGAACAGTGACCAGGGGTCGGCAGTAACGTGCTTCCCACGCCCCACGGCGACTATAAATAGTAGTGGTGCACAAAAAAAGTCGATTTACATCTGAATTACGATTCTAAATcgcttcataattttcaaaaatcaaaaaaaaaaaatgtataaaatgttttaaaaagtattttttaaagccaactccatgcaaccagaaggaggttctctaacctgttttaaaaaactTGTATTACCATTATTATACTGTACCAAATAATAAATGACGAGTTTGAATCGAAGAATCCATTCTGAATCGAagcgtcaccccaggaatcggaatctgatcgaatcgtgaggtgtccGAAAATTCACAAGCctaataaatagtataatttgtctatacaatcgttataagtacacctctgcataacattgaaggaaaaaacatatatagatcaacttacaataaaaaaaataacgttatTAACATTGGTTTATGGTttgtaacagaaaagatttaaagtgcattaaCTTGCCTAACATTTAAGAAAATAATTGTTTAAGCTGTCAACATTTTTGACCAACTTTTAATACTAAGTTATttaattaaagtaaaaaaataatcatttaaatTAATCTGCAATATTAACAGTATATAAAACACTTGAACcaacaaaccaaaaatgaacCAAACAATctgtgcatataaatatatacatacacacacacacacacacatatatatatatatatatatatatatatgtagatatatgtataaatatatgtatataattatatgtatataattatatgtatatatgtatgtgtgtgtg
This genomic interval from Nerophis lumbriciformis linkage group LG07, RoL_Nlum_v2.1, whole genome shotgun sequence contains the following:
- the sox17 gene encoding transcription factor SOX-17, yielding MSSPDAGYASDDQNQARCAMSVMMPGMGHCQWADPLGALGESKVKSEPCVAAAANSTSTTTSTGSCGAAAAGGGNQSRGKSEPRIRRPMNAFMVWAKDERKRLAQQNPDLHNAELSKMLGKSWKSLPVVDKQPFVEEAERLRVQHMQDHPNYKYRPRRRKQVKRIKRLDSGFLLHGGSEHQAPSVPGDALGLGYHEHGFQLPQQPLGHYHRPDAQGLAGGYESYSLPTPDTSPLDAVESDSMFFPAQEDCHMMYAAYHSQVAEYQHQEPLAAHHASTLLQRHPASAPEQPPSYMGCPTPLQAMYYSQAKRHPGAGQLSPPPDCHPHDNVEHMQHSELLAEVDRSEFEQYLSSASSSGRADLAALAYGPHEGGGQGPESLTSSMLSDASTTIYYCSYNNS